Below is a genomic region from Ascaphus truei isolate aAscTru1 chromosome 8, aAscTru1.hap1, whole genome shotgun sequence.
ATCTACTATGATCGctcatgttggtccattaaaagaaaTCACAACCTGCAACTAATCTACATCTCTTGAGGATGGATTGGGTTACTAGATATTTGACTGTATGTGGATTTAACATACTGTACCTATATTGGTTTACCACAAACGATAAACAAGGAagaacccctttgtatctaaagccctctcccgccttaaacccttctcactgactgccccacacctctggaatgcccttcccctcgataCACGACTAGCACCctgtctatccacctttaagacccaccttaagacacacctgcttaaagaagcatatgaatagcactgtggatattattagacacatgatacataaagcttggccccctgcagaagcacttaccaaaatgctctcctactgtttctgtccgttcctcctacctaccaattagattgtcagctcctcagagcagggactcctcttcctaaatgttaagtttgtctgaagcgcttattcccatgatctgttatttatatttatttattatttgttatttatatgattactacgtgtattactgctgtgaagcgctatgtacaataatggcgctatacaaataaagacatacaatacaatacaatacttgtgAAATTGGCAGCTCTCATCAAATCCCTCTCGTGTCTTCTCACCTGCAACTGCTACACTCCATTAATGTGCTCAACTCAGATTCCAAGTTATCAGCGCAATACACCAGATTATTGTTCTGTTTATTGATGTATGTTATACTTTGTAACACCTGGTCTTTAAcagaaaaaaaaaggatttcTACCTAATTCTTTGAATGTAATAAGCTACCAAGATATACTGTCGCTGTATTATGAGATTTTAAAGTTGCAGACCCTCCTAGTAACAAAATATTCAAATCGTAGCGATTATATTACTGGTATTAAACGtctatttgtgaagcgccaatatattccgcagcgcagtacaggtgtgtggggggaggtgtacCAGCGACAtctattacataaacagaaggaCATGCAAATAAGACAAAACAGGCGCAAACAGATGCAGAAGATACTTAGGGGCCTGCTCGTCAAATTTTACAGTCTagcccaggagtggccaactccagtcctcagggcccaccagcaggtcaggttttaaggatatcactgcttcagcacaggtggttcagccaatgactgagcaacctgtgctgaagcagggatatccttaaaacctgacctgttggtggctctccaggactggagttggccacccctgtgctagaagTTTagtaaacacttgattgacaagcgCCCCGTCATTCAAAGGtcccgataaaaaaaaaatattctacatTTCCAAAAGAAACCAAACTAGCCAAATCCTTGCTTTTAGCCTGGTTACATCTGTTTAAGGAAGACAGTGACATTGCAAAAACaaaatttgatttatttatttttgatgcCAGATAGGATTGCACCTTTGAGAGTGCGCAGCGGTAATTTGATTTGTTTTTCCCGATTCCAGGCGGTTTGGATTACCTGGTGTTGAATCATATAGGATCGTCCCCGTTCCAGATATGGGAGGGAGACGTTAACCACACACGCTGGCTAATGCAGGTCCGTGCGCTGTGGGAGGGTCTCCGATGGGAATATCAGGACCGGCTTGGAAaactgcagggggggagggggcgcaacAAACTATGGGTGAGGGGCCTCTTACGCTCCCCAGAGTCCTACCTGTGGGGAGGTTGTGGCGGCGCTGGAGGGTCCTCACACAGATGCTCCATCTGTTGCCGCTTCCGCCACTCCACAGGAGGGGTCCCGGTagagagagtggggcctctgcaagcgcGGGGCCCGTGGCAGTCACACCGATGGCACAAACACCAAGCCGGCCCCAGGGTCTGAGTTCTATGATTTCCCATGGTGGCACTGTATGATGATACTACGGGTACTGattaccactacttttttttatacAAACCTCAGTTTCTCTATCATTGTGAAGGAAACTAATTTATCTTAACAACACTCCACCCTTTCCTGTTAAAACGCAATTTTCCCTCTCTtattcctctccttccccccccctctctctctcccttttgccCTTCTTTCTTTATTCTCCCTTGACCCCTATCTCTATCCCTTTCACTCTCTTCtccaccctctccttctctccctcccctctcttttcctctgacactttctcccttcccccactctctccctccctttctcctctctccttctctcccctctttccttttctctatcctctctctgcccctctggatcccctctccccccctctctctccccccctctctttctccccccctctctctcccccccctctctcccccctcccctctctctccccccccctctctctccactcccccccctctctctcccctccccctctctccccccccctctctctcccctccccccccctctctctcccctcccccccctctctctcccctcccccccctctctctcccctcccccccctctctctcccctccccccctctctctcccctccccccctctctctcccatccctctttctcttatctccccccctccaactctctcttctccccctttccagggccgttttaagaccttcataggccctaggcacttttatttctagaggcctgtgtgtccgatattttttactcatttttatgctaatttcatcgtttgcttgtttctttcgatactaccgatatttggcatcgatacttttgtttcgatatttaaaggtatcgatacttcgaaggcattttaaattaaaacttgctgttttctcttattttgtgatttttttttgtttaggtattttttcaagtgaaatattgtaggccctaaaaggttcgtaggcccaaggcactgtgcctagtcgaCCTAATCTATAAAGCGGCCCTACCCctttctctcccatcccccctctttttcctcccccctctcccctcccctcccccctcctctctttctcccccccctctttctcctcccccctttttctcctccccccctattTATTCTCCCCCCCatatttctcctctccccctcccccctctttctcctctccccctccccccccccccccccaactctctcctctccccctttccagggccgttttaagaccttcataggccctaggcacttttatttctagaggcctgtgtgtccgatattttttacttatttttatgctaatttcatcgtttgcttgtttctttcgatactaccgatatttggcatcgatacttttgtttcgatatttaaaggtatcgatacttcgaaggcattttaaattaaaacttgctgttttctcttattttgtgatttttttttgtttaggtattttttcaagtgaaatattgtaggccctaaaaggttcgtaggccccaGGCACTGTGCCTTGTCGACCTAATCTATAAAGCGGCCCTACCCctttctctcccatcccccctctttttcctcccccctccccccctcctctctttctcctcccccctttttctcctcccccccctattTATCCTCCCCCCATTTTTctcctctacccctcccccctctttctcctctccccctcccctcctctcctccccccccccccttctcctctttctcccACTACCTCACTCTCAGGGTTGCCTTGTGTTTTGCAGGTGAATTTTCTCAGTTATATACACCTCGCCTCCACTGCTCTCCCTCACTTAGCAGAGTCTAATGGCTCAATCATTGTACTCTCATCTGTCACAGGTCAGTGTGCCAGGGTCAAATTCatatctggtttttattttattactttCTTATATTATTCTAATATATTTTTATGACTTTATTATTGGgctgtattattttattattttattattttactttaaCTGTTTTATGATGTTATTACTTTTTTTATTgtataatgttatattattattcattgttTTATCTTTAAATACATTCATCTAttctttaattttaatttgtaacatttttattattttattttataaaaccATTTGCTTGGTTGATGGGTACTATGGGAGTGTAAGTAGTGGAGTGTAGGAGGGAAGCATTGGTGTAgcagagtaaggctgcgcttatagtgccggcgacgtcaggctgcgcttatagtgccggcgacgtcaggctgcgcttatagtgccggcgacgcgacggtgacgtcaggctgcggtcgctggaaatatcaaatagagatgacttccaacAATCGCACCAaaccgtcgcgtcgcgcttattataagcgcacgcgacggcggcaatgcatttgttttgaggcGACgacacgtcgccggcactataaacgcagcctttgTATACTAGGGTGCAGCGTTGCTAGAATAGGGAACACTGTTGATATAGGAGGGAGTAGTGTTAATATCATTAGGGAAAGTGTTGGTATAATAGGGTGCAGTGTTATAGGAGATGGTAGTGATAGTATAATAGGGGCAGTGTCGGTATAGGAGAGGGCAGTGTTGGTGTGGGAGAGGGTAGTGTTAGTATAATGGCAGTGTTAGTACAATAGGGGTCAGTATTATTATAGGAGGGGGTAGTGTTAGTATAATGGGGTAGTGTCGTTATAGTATGGGTTTGTGTTAGTACAATAGGGGGTCAGTATTATTATAGGAGGGGGTATTGTTAGTATAATGGGGTAGTGTCGTTATAGTATGGGTTTGTGTTAGTACAATAGGGGTCAGTGTTATTATAGGAGGGGGTAGTGTTAGTATAATGGGGCAGTGTCGTTATAGTATGGGTTTGTGTTAGTATAAATTGGGCAGTGTTATTGCAGGAGGGGGTAGGGTTGGTATAGGAGGGCGTCGTGTTAGTATAATAGGGGTCAGTATAGGAGGTGGTAGTGTACGTATGATGGAGGACAATGTTGGTATTAGAGGGGTCTCAGCTTTCCATCTCTGCCAGGTCAGGTGGGGAGGTATTTACTGGCTCAGTGTCCCCCTTTCCTCCACAGGTAAAATTCCCACCCCATACACCACGTCCTACTCAGCCTCCAAGTTTGCCCTGGATGGTTTCTTCGGTTCATTACGTCATGAGCTGGCCATGCGGGGTATCCACGTGTCCATCACTCTCTGCATCCTGGGGCTGATTGACACCCAGTCAGCCATGGAGAAGATAAAGTGAGTGTGGTTGGTATTGGAGCTGTCTTATAGTAGTACCTTGTTGCAGTACTGGCAGCGGCACAGGGGCTGGTGATAGCGGTCATGTGGCCCTAAAGCTGGTATGTccatgtaaggctaaggccccgctcccagagtcagcgcgcccgcactgcatacaggcggtgcgctgacatacacagaccgcgatatgcggtctgtagggagccggagcgggaggtgggcgggagtgggaggcttgacagggaggggggggcgtggcttgagcggagggacccgctactctccccccccctccctccacgggctgcaggagggagctgctgatggtaagtattaaacacacacacacgcaggcactcatacatacatacacacacacacacacacacatacacgcgcacacacacaggcaggcactcacgcactcatacacacacacagacagaggcaggcactcacgcactcaggcacacacatacacacacagacaggcacacacgcactcagacacacacagacaggcactcacgctttcactccacactcctccccgctccccgaagcctctcctcctcccgaagcctcccctccccattggctcacagccacaccacgtgacgcgtcaatgctagacatcaccattttcttgtgtcccctagcggctgacgcgccacagcgtgtagtgctctgtgcagccaggggggaccgggaccggctcgcgaggattcccctgctggtggggaactcgcgacatggccgcccgcgccaacgagcgcagcgggaccgaggccttacgcCAACACAGAAATGGCTTAACCCATTCACTACCACCaatagaatttgatggcagattAAAAGCCCTTGGCCCACTCAGTCTGCCCATTtccctatctgctgtaaaacctcagaccctatgaGATCCCTGGCTTTCTTTTGTAGTTAAGATCAATACCCAAGCTTACTCTCATAAGAAAAAGAATATATATGTAGGTGTATTATAAAGATGTATGTTTCGCTCTTTTCTCGCTCTCGACTCTCTGAAATCTCCCTATTTGTCTGTCTCTCGGTTTCCGTCGTCCTTCTCTGTCAGTATTCtgtgtgtctgcttctctctcagtGTAGTGAGAAGCTGGCTACATACCGTACAGTTATTACAATGTATTATGTTACATCCCGTGAGTTGAAGTGCATTTCTTAACCGAACAATTTCTTGCTtttcacagtaaaaaaaaattttctTGCCCCTgttacctctctcttccccaaagGGATAAGATATCCGTGCCTGCGTACCCTGCCCGTGATGCCGCCTTGGCCGTGATAGCGGCTGGCGCGGGTCGCTTACGGGAGATGTATTACCCTTGGTATGTACGACCCGCCTGCTTCTTCCGGGACTGGTTCCCGCAGACAAGGGACTGGATGATCCAGCGCACCTACAATTACAGCCCCCAGGAGGGAGAGGAAAAAGCCTGATCTGAAGAGGGGCTGAGTGCCTGTATATGATTAatgctttcccaataaagtgaagaaaatatagcaGGACTGGGTGTGCTTTGGAAAAGGGGCTGAGTTAAGCTATCTTGCCTCGTTCACATCTACACatgaccctggttccagaatagccaccttttgcttcaaaaccatataacatggtcccctataagcttatgcttgctgcatttcacagctttgagcacagcctgggttaagatgcatagccagtaaacccacccacagaaagctgttttgaccttaaggGGTCTCATCAGTATagggttggttacactggctttgcaaaatgaagcatgggataggtttcaccatacttagttaagttatgatgggtaaaaaaagtgacaaaaacccaccacagcaaagcatacagcaaatggaaatattactgtgagctcatttgcatgtcttaggcaggtctgcaaccccgcctttcaccattatcacccagcacacagcacttccactgcagcaagggattctgggaaatgacatgtaaagtattcatatatatatatgaaaattgggagccacgcttgcatcgcatttataagcggattcgcgttgtaacggatcgcgttataacggggttgagctgtatcattTTCCAAATTTTCTGGTTGGGAGTCAAGGGCCAACATCTTTTGTAATGTAATATCTGGTTCACTACTAGCTCCTCCGTCTTCTGCTTCTCTTGTAGCAGCACAAACATGTCTGTATGTATAACCGGTACAGCTCCGGTACATCTGGATGTATATCAGCTACATGCTACAGCATTAAAAATGGTGGCTGAGGCCTGACAATGTACCTTCTTAGTGCCATATATCAACtagagttccagcactcactgactaaggGAAAAATGATCAAAACAAAGTATATGCCAAAATGTTAATTATTTAATGCAAGCACAAGCGGGTAAATAGTAATGGACCCTAAATAAAGGTGGTGAGGGGAAAAGAACACTGAGACAGGGAGTGGGGGAGACAATAACAAGGTGTGGGGGTGGGACTGGGGGTATAAACTCGATGATAGCAATCCCATACAGCAGGAGTAAGAGAGGGGATTTGTTGTTGCCAAGAACCTGACGGTTTGATTCTTTACTTAAactttgttgatacttttgctgATTCTGGACTTTATCTAATGAGCTTATACTCTGTTTGATTACGCATTTAACTTTATTGTTGGACGATGCTTTGGTGGCTGGGGAGACAGggtcaagggaagtaccttgtggtccacatggacctgagggaacgggcctgaggaaggggtcttctccccgaaacgttgcccccctgatttccctccccctcatCGTGTTTATACCCCCCACACCTTGTTTATTGtctcccccactccctgtccATGTGTTCTTTTCTCCTCACCACCTTTATTTACAGTCCATAACTATTTACTCGCTTGTGCGACATTGCTCCAAGTTGATTTGTACTATCTTGTGCTTGCATTAAATAATTtacattttggcatataccttGTTTTGATCATTTTTCCCttagtcagtgtgtgctggaACTCTAGTTGGTATTTGGATATTGTTCTGGGGGGAATTTGGGTCCCCCCCATGTTCCTTGTGCACCCTGCGCATAGTCATTGTACTAATTTATTGGGTGCTGTCTACCATTTTTGTTTTGCTTCTTAGTGCCATAGCTCCTCAAACATACTGAAGCAAGGGTTTAAGCTGTGGTGTAGTCAGTGCTCCCCATAGGGGCTAGGTTTTTCTTAATCCTGTTATGGTGATCACAAGCTGATGTTTTATGTTGTCAAAGTTACGGCTAATAAAAGCCTGTATGATTTCCCCCTAAAAACGTCTCCTGTTATAAAACCCCTGAGCGCATCTCCAACAGTGCTCAATACAGTGTAGACAATGGAAATTGAAAGATATGTGCAGAGACGTTTTGCCTACATTCTGGGGTATGAGCCTGCCAGGCAGATATTACTGGACAGGGACCAAAGAGCCATTAGACCAAAACCCATCGGGGAGAACCCACCTAGAGATATAGTGAAGCTACGTTATTTCACAGACAAAAAGAACTTGTGAACAGTACTAGAAATAAAGTAACTATTGTTCTAAACGTGGCAGAAATAAAGATATTTCAGGAGCTGATCTTCGCTACTCTAAAGCAAAGGAGACACATGAAACCGGTAACCTATCAACTGCAGAAGCATGGAGCCAAATATAAATGGGGATTCCCATTTAGGCTTATTGCCACACACAGAGGGAAAGCTCGCACCTGGAGAGAAGAGGCGTATTCGTCACAGTTCTGGGAGGGCCTGGACATCCATCCACCCATGTCTGAGAATCGGCAGGCATGAGGTGGCCCAACTGAGATGATGGC
It encodes:
- the HSD11B1L gene encoding hydroxysteroid 11-beta-dehydrogenase 1-like protein, coding for MGYAAKGWCLIALVGILAYLCRDNFEPTNLANARVLVTGASTGIGEEIAYHFSRAGAELVLTARRENALQEVRTRCLELGAKKVSLVPADMASPEAPERVVGQAIAALGGLDYLVLNHIGSSPFQIWEGDVNHTRWLMQVNFLSYIHLASTALPHLAESNGSIIVLSSVTGKIPTPYTTSYSASKFALDGFFGSLRHELAMRGIHVSITLCILGLIDTQSAMEKIKDKISVPAYPARDAALAVIAAGAGRLREMYYPWYVRPACFFRDWFPQTRDWMIQRTYNYSPQEGEEKA